From a region of the Zingiber officinale cultivar Zhangliang chromosome 4B, Zo_v1.1, whole genome shotgun sequence genome:
- the LOC121977453 gene encoding protein LURP-one-related 8-like: MAKVHPNTEAYCAAGGVEVADEGKDKSRVLTVWRKSLLFNCRGFTVFDEEGNLVFRVDNYGSGRAGEVVLMDADGKPLLTVRRKKLSLGENWKIYDGEDAVDPVYSVKKQYKSRFHVKSALARVAACRRRKGGAASGYEVEGSYSRRSCTVYDERRRVVAEVRRKEAFRGVGFGDDVYQLVVRPAADACLAMAVVVVLDQMFG, encoded by the exons ATGGCAAAGGTTCATCCCAACACTGAAGCATATTGCGCAGCCGGCGGCGTCGAGGTCGCTGACGAGGGGAAAGATAAGAGTAGGGTGCTGACAGTGTGGAGGAAGTCTCTACTCTTCAATTGCAGAGGTTTCACGGTTTTTGATGAAGAAGGCAATTTGGTCTTTCGAGTCGATAACTACGGCTCCGGCCGTGCCGGCGAGGTCGTGCTCATGGACGCAGACGGGAAGCCTTTGCTCACCGTCCGACGAAAG AAGCTGAGTCTCGGTGAGAATTGGAAAATATACGACGGCGAGGACGCCGTCGACCCCGTCTACTCCGTCAAGAAGCAGTACAAGAGCCGCTTTCATGTAAAGTCCGCCCTCGCTCGAGTGGCGGCCTGCAGGCGGCGTAAGGGCGGTGCTGCCTCCGGGTACGAGGTGGAGGGGTCGTATTCCCGGCGGAGCTGCACGGTTTATGACGAGCGGCGACGAGTGGTGGCGGAGGTCCGGCGGAAGGAAGCCTTCAGAGGGGTGGGATTCGGCGACGACGTGTACCAGCTGGTGGTGCGGCCGGCGGCTGACGCGTGCCTCGCAATggccgtcgtcgtcgtcctcgatCAGATGTTCGGATAG